The following coding sequences lie in one Xanthomonas hortorum pv. pelargonii genomic window:
- the mmuP gene encoding S-methylmethionine permease, translating into MPEPTSNAAPQFQRSMQVRHLVMLSLGGVIGTGLFFNTGYIIASTGALGTVIAYLIGALVVYLVMQCLGELAVAMPQTGAFHLYAARYLGPATGYVVAWLYWLTWTVALGSSLTAAAFCMQYWFPHTPAWPWCLLFCALIFGLNTVSARWFAEGEFWFSLIKVITILVFIVLGGAAVVGVLPLADGSPAPGLRHLRADGWFAQGSLPILMTMVAVNFAFSGTELIGVAAGETAQPARAIPLAIRTTLVRLVVLFVGTVLVLAALLPAEQAAVETSPFVRAFELLGIPYAADILNAVILTAILSAANSGLYAAARMLWSLANEGTLPARLARLTRRGIPLPALALSMLGGLLALLTGVYAADTVFVAISAVSGFAVVVVWLSICASHYFFRRQLLRDGIAPESLAYRAPWYPWTPILGFSLCLLACIGLAFDPQQRIALWCGIPFVALCYGAYALTQWLATRRQHA; encoded by the coding sequence ATGCCCGAACCCACCTCCAACGCCGCACCGCAATTCCAGCGCAGCATGCAGGTGCGCCATCTGGTGATGCTGTCGCTGGGCGGTGTGATCGGCACCGGGTTGTTCTTCAACACCGGTTACATCATCGCCAGCACCGGTGCGTTGGGCACAGTGATCGCGTATCTGATCGGCGCATTGGTGGTGTATCTGGTGATGCAATGCCTGGGCGAGCTGGCGGTGGCGATGCCGCAGACCGGTGCCTTTCACTTGTATGCCGCGCGCTATCTCGGCCCGGCCACCGGCTACGTAGTGGCGTGGTTGTATTGGCTGACCTGGACGGTGGCGTTGGGATCGAGCCTGACCGCTGCTGCGTTCTGCATGCAGTACTGGTTCCCGCACACACCGGCATGGCCGTGGTGTCTGTTGTTCTGCGCGCTGATCTTCGGCTTGAACACGGTGTCGGCGCGCTGGTTTGCCGAGGGCGAATTCTGGTTTTCGTTGATCAAGGTGATCACCATCCTGGTGTTCATCGTGCTCGGTGGTGCTGCGGTGGTCGGCGTGTTGCCGTTGGCCGATGGTTCGCCGGCCCCCGGGCTGCGCCACCTGCGCGCCGATGGCTGGTTTGCGCAGGGCAGCTTGCCGATTTTGATGACGATGGTGGCGGTGAACTTCGCTTTCTCCGGCACCGAGTTGATCGGTGTTGCCGCCGGCGAAACCGCGCAGCCGGCACGTGCGATTCCGCTGGCGATCCGCACCACGCTGGTCCGGTTGGTGGTGTTGTTCGTTGGCACCGTGCTGGTGCTGGCCGCACTGTTACCGGCCGAGCAGGCAGCAGTGGAGACCAGCCCATTCGTGCGCGCCTTCGAATTGCTGGGCATTCCGTATGCGGCCGACATCTTGAATGCAGTGATCCTCACCGCGATCCTGTCGGCGGCCAATTCCGGCCTGTACGCAGCCGCGCGCATGCTGTGGTCGCTGGCCAACGAAGGCACGCTGCCGGCGCGGCTGGCGCGCCTGACCCGGCGCGGCATCCCGTTGCCGGCATTGGCGTTGAGCATGCTCGGTGGCCTGTTGGCGCTGCTCACCGGCGTGTACGCGGCCGACACCGTGTTCGTTGCGATCTCGGCAGTATCGGGTTTTGCGGTGGTAGTGGTGTGGCTGAGCATCTGCGCCTCGCATTACTTTTTTCGGCGCCAGTTGCTGCGCGACGGCATCGCGCCGGAGAGCCTGGCGTATCGCGCGCCGTGGTATCCGTGGACGCCGATCCTGGGGTTTTCGCTGTGTCTGCTGGCCTGTATCGGGCTGGCATTCGATCCGCAGCAACGCATCGCGCTGTGGTGCGGCATCCCGTTTGTGGCGCTGTGCTACGGCGCCTACGCACTCACGCAATGGCTTGCGACCCGGAGACAGCACGCATGA